The stretch of DNA GGCAAAGTAAAATCTATTTCTCTAAAAGTTGTACACATTAAACCTGAACAATCGAAACCTGCTGTAGTTGTACCACCACTTCTATAACGAGTTCCTAAATATTCTGAAGCTTTTTCAATTAACAAATCGGCTTTTGATAAGGCAGAAGAACTTATTTCTTTAATATCTGAAATTTCATCTTCATTCACTGCAACAACCTCAACAACTTCATTATCTACAGCAATTCCTTTCTTTATTACCAATTGATAATTTGCTGGCAAAGTTTTCCCCATCGAAGGATTTAAGTCTTTTATGTTCTGAATTGTAGTTTGGTATTTATGAGCAATTTTGTAAAGCGTTTCTCCTTTTTTTACAACGTGAATCAAATCTTCAGCTTGTGTATCATCCTCTTCCTCATTCGCTGTTTCTTCAACTACAATAACTTTAGTTGGAGTTTCTTTCTTTTGTTCTTTTAAAAAGATTTTCTGCCCAACTTTTAAATCATTTGGATCTAAATTGCTGTTAAACTTTTTTATGTTATTTACAGATATATTAAATTTCTTTGCTATTCCATAAAATGTATCTCCTTTTTGAACTTCATAACTTTCAGGATTATCTTTTGAAGTCGTAGATTTACCGTTTGGAATCTTTAGTATAGCATTAATTTGCAGTGCTTTATCCTTAACTTTTGGGTTTAATTTGAAAATATCAGATTCTGCAACATTATATTTTTTTGCAATAGAATATATAGTTTCACCTTTTTCAACTTTGTGCTTCTTAAAATTTTGAGCACTTACAGAATAAAAACTAATTATTAAAATGAAAAATAAAAACTTCAATTTCCCCATAATATTCCCTTTCTTAAAAACGAGTGCAATATAAGTATTGTTCTTCTAAAAATTAGTCTTTGAAAAAAATTTAAGTTTTAATTAATAAAAAACCGCCATTCGGCGGTTTCTCTACATTACAACGGAATATTTCCGTGTTTACGTTTTGGTGTATCCACTACTTTATTTTCTAAAATACTGAATGCTTTTAATAATTTTCTACGGGTTTGATTTGGTAAAATTACTTCATCAATAAATCCGCGTTTAGCTGCACTATATGGATTAGCAAATAACTCTGCATATTCTGCTTCTTTTTCTGACAATTTAGCCGCTGGATCTGCTGCTTCACTAATTTCCTTTTTGAAGATAATTTCCGAAGCTCCTTTTGCTCCCATTACTGCAATTTCGGCTGTTGGCCAAGCAAAGTTAAAATCAGCACCAATGTGTTTAGAGTTCATTACATCATACGCTCCACCATACGCTTTACGTGTAATTACAGTTACTCTTGGCACAGTAGCTTCACTAAATGCATATAATAACTTAGCTCCGTGCGTGATAATTCCGTTCCACTCTTGATCAGTTCCTGGTAAGAATCCTGGAACATCTTCTAACACTAACAACGGAATGTTGAAAGCATCACAAAAACGCACAAAACGCGCTCCTTTAATAGAACTGTTTACATCTAAACATCCTGCTAAAACCATAGGTTGGTTGGCTACAACCCCAATACTTCTTCCACCTAAACGTGCAAAACCAACAATGATGTTTTCTGCAAAGTTTTTATGCACTTCATAGAAACTATCTTCATCAATAATTCCTTTGATTACATCGTGCATATCATACGGTTTGTTTGCATTATCAGGTACAATAGTATCCAATTGCTCACGAATTTCTTCTCCTAAAGTATATGGTAATTTAGGCGTTGTTTCTCTGTTATTTTGCGGAACATAGCTCAATAAACGTTTGATATCTTCTAAACATTCTACACCATTTGGTGATGTAATATGCGCCACACCCGATTTAGTTGAATGCGTACTTGCCCCACCTAATTCTTCTGAAGTTACTTCTTCATTGGTTACTGTTTTAACAACATTTGGTCCAGTTACGAACATATAACTGTTGTTTTCCACCATAATGGTAAAATCGGTCATTGCTGGCGAATATACTGCTCCACCGGCGCATGGTCCCATAATTGCTGAAATTTGTGGAATTACTCCGGACGCTTGTACATTTCTAAAGAAAATATCAGCATAACCACCTAACGAACGAACCCCTTCTTGAATACGCGCTCCACCCGAATCGTTTAAACCAATCATTGGTGTTCCAGTTTTCAATGCCATATCCATTACTTTACAAATTTTCTCAGCGTGTGTTTCTGATAATGAACCACCGAAAACTGTAAAATCTTGTGCGAAAACATAAACCGGTCGGCCGTTAATTGTTCCGTAACCCGTTACTACGCCATCTCCATAATACGTTTCTTTTTCCATACCGAAATCAGTCGTACGATGTGTTACCAGCATCCCGATTTCTTCAAAAGAACCTTCGTCTAACAAATACGCTACACGTTCGCGAGCGGTTAATTTCTTTTTCGCATGATGTGATGCAATTCTCTTTTCGCCTCCGCCTAATTTAGCTAAAGCTATTTTATCTTGTAATGATTTAATTTTATCTTCCATTTTCTTTTAGATTAAAGAGAATAGATCATAGAATATAGACTTTTAAACTCTGAACTATCTATTTTCTATGTTCTGTTTTCTATATTCTTAATTGGGTAAACGAACTATTTTTTGATCTTCTAAATATTGTTTTAAAGCAACTAAAGCAGCAACTTCGGCTTCTTTTTCGGCTTGAGCTTTTAATACTTCGCTATCGTAATATTTCTTCACGAAATTAGTATCAAAGTTTCCGCTTCTAAATGCTTCGTGTTCCATTACGAATGTTCCGAAAGGCAAAGTTGTACTTACACCATCTACATGATACATTTCGATAGCTTCAATCATTCTTTGAATTGCTTCTTCACGAGTTTTTCCGTAGGTAATTAACTTAGCCAACATTGGATCGTAATAAATAGGCACTTCCATTCCTTGTTCAAAACCATTATCTACACGAATACCATTGCCCACCGGAATTTGGTATGTTGCTAAATTTCCAACACTTGGCAAGAATTCATTTAACGGATCTTCTGCATACACACGAAGTTCCATAGCATGACCTTTAATTTGTAAATCTTCTTGTTTTACTTGAAGTGCTTCGCCACGAGCAACACGAATTTGCATTTCTACCAAATCCATTCCTGTAATCATTTCGGTTACCGGATGCTCCACTTGCAAACGCGTATTCATTTCCAAGAAATAGAAATTTTTATTTTCATCCAATAAAAACTCAACGGTTCCTGCTCCTAAATAATCACAAGATTGCGCCACTTTAACTGCAGCTTCACCCATTGCTTTACGAATTTCTGGTGTTAAAACAGATGAAGGCGCTTCTTCAACTACTTTTTGGTGACGACGTTGAATAGAACATTCTCTTTCGAAAAGATATAAAATATTTCCGTGACTATCGGCCATTACTTGAATTTCGATGTGACGCGGAGAAGTAACAAATTTTTCGATAAAAACAGAACCATCTCCGAAAGCAGAAGTTGCTTCAGAAATAGCACGATTCATTTGCGATTCGAATTCGTTTTCATTTTCTACCACACGCATTCCTTTTCCACCACCACCGGCAGAAGCTTTAATCAAAATAGGAAAACCAATTTGTTTGGCTACTTCTTTCGCTTTAGCTACATCAGTAATGGCTTCGTCTAAACCAGGAACCATAGGAATATCAAATTCTTTAACTGCATCTTTAGCGGCTAATTTACTTCCCATGATTTTCATTGCCTTCGATTTAGGACCAATGAATGTGATATTATTTTTTTCTGCTAATTCAGCAAAATCTGAGTTTTCACTTAAAAATCCGTATCCTGGGTGAATTCCGTCCACATTAAGTTCTTTACAAACTTCGATGATTTTATCTCCTCTTAAATACGATTGGTTTGAAGGTGCTTCTCCAATACAAACTGCTTCATCAGCAAATTTTACATGAGGCGCATTTCTATCTGCAACTGAATAAACCGCTACGGTTTTAATTCCCATTTTCTTTGCCGTTTTCATAACTCGAAGGGCAATTTCCCCTCTATTGGCAACTAATATTTTTTTCATATTTATTCAGATAAAAGATGAAAGACCATTACATTGAAAGAAAAAAGACTTCTGTTTGAACAACCCTTTCTCATTTCTTTGTTCTTGCATCTTGTTTCTATTTTTATTCGAATTCAATTAATAATTGTCCTTTTTCAACAGCATTTCCTTTTTCGGCTGAAATAGATTTGATAACTCCATCTCTTGGTGAAGCAATACTATTTTCCATTTTCATGGCTTCCAAAATCAATAATTGGTCGTTTTCTTTTACTTCTTGACCTACCGTAACAGAAATTTCTAGAATTAAACCTGGCATTGGCGCTTTAATAGCATTGACTTGTTTTGCTTTTCCAACTTCGAAGCCCATTTCTTTAATAAGAGCATCTAATTCGTTACCAATTTTTACAGTATAACTGTTGTTGTTTACTTTAACAGTATAGTTTTTTTGGATAAAATCGGCTTCTACGATTTCAGCTTGGTAAGGTTTGCTGTCTTTAAGAATGTGATATTTGTTCTCTTCAACACTAACCGCATCTAAATGAGAAACTTTCTCTTGATCGGCATCGAACTGAAAAGAATTGTTTACGTTTAACTTATAATGGTTACTCATATTTTACTTTTTTAAAAGAATTGTAAAATTAAGTAAAAGAAAACGTTTTCGTGATTAAAAAGAGAAAATATTGGTAAAATAATATAGCTAACTATTCTTTTAAATAGTTTTGAATCATAGCATACAATTTATCCTTTTGAATTGGTTTAGAAATAAAATCAGTAAAGCCTAAAGCTTCAATTTTATCCAATTCTTCTTGAAAAGAATAAGAGGTTTGAGCTATAATTGGAATATCTGTATTAAATTCTCTAATTTGTTTAAAAGCTTCATATCCATCTAAATTTGGCATTTTAATATCCATTAAAACTAAATCTATTTCGTTGTTAGTTTTACAAATATTTACTGCTTCTACTCCATCATGAGCTCTCAAGATATTGAAATTAATATCTTTTAAAATTTTTTCTATTAATAGGTAGTTAATATTATCGTCTTCTGCAACCAAAATTAGTTTTTCGTTACCCAAATCTTTTGGTAAAGGTTGCTTTACAATAGTTGTTAATGAATTTTCTAAATCTTCATTTATATATTGCAATGGAATTGAAAAATTGAAAATTGTACCTACATTAACTTGAGATTGAAAAGAAATTGATCCACCTAACATATCAACATAGGCTTTTGAAATGGCCAATCCTAAACCTAAACCATCATTAGCTGAAACTTCAGAATCCGACAACTTACTAAATCTTTTAAATACATTTTTTTGAAGATCATCTGGAATACCAATACCCGAATCTTTGACAGTAAAACAAATTTCGTTTTTACTTTCTTTTACTTTACAATCGAAAATAACAAAACCTTCATTGGTAAACTTAAATGCATTATTTAGCAAATTGATAATTATTTCAGTCAACTTTGTTTTATCAGTAATAATCTTTTTATCAATATTTTCTCTAGAAAACTTAAATTCGATATTAGAATTTTTCTGAACGACTTTGTAAGATTCTTCGATATCATCAAGAACTTTATTTAAGTCAATTGGCGTTAAATTTGGTTTGATAATATTAGAATCAATTTTAGACATTTCAACTAAATCGTCTATAATTTCAATCAAATTTTTCCCACTTTCTTTTATTATTCTAATATATTTTTCTTTGTCTTCTGGGCTTAAGTCGGTATTTGATAATAAATCGGAAAAACCTAAAATTGCATTCATGGGTGTTCTCACTTCATGAGATAAGTTCATTAAAAAAGCTGATTTTAATTTATCACTTTCCTCTGCTTTATCTTTTGCAATTTGAAGTTCTTTTGTTTTTATTTGATTTTCTTCAAAAAGCTTACCTATATAACGAAACTCTCCTTTAATGTTTTTCAATGAATTAATTGAAGATTGATCTCCGTCACGTAAAATTCTTTTTATAAAACTCAAAGGTAATTTAGACCATTTTTTTGCATAAGTGTAATAAATAATCCATGAGAATACTATGGCAATTCCCATTATAAACAATATAGTTTTCGTTATCCAGAAATCAATATTATAAGCTCTTTTAAAGTACAGTTCAGAGACTAATTTATCGTTATAATCTTTTAAGGGAACAATAGTATAAACGGTTTTTACAGCTTTCTCATTTCCTTCATAAAATTTAATATTTGAAGTACTTATTTTTTCAATATCGGCAAAATACTCGTTATCGAGTAAACGAGCCATAAAAAAACAACCTGATGGATTGGTTTTATTTTTAAAAGGATCGTTTGAAGGATGGATAGTTGCTCCAAAAATTTCAACTACACCTTCAGGAATTTTTAAATAAAAATGATCTATTTTCTTTTTAAGTAATTCGTCTATTGCAGCTTTTGGAATTAAATCTTTGGTTTTAATTTTTGCCGTGGAGACTTTCGTAATTAATTCTCCTTCATTGGTATAAACACTTACATATTCTAGTTTATAAGCATCAAGTAAATTAGCTACTGAAACATTAAACCATTCAAGGTTTCTTGTTTTTGTAAAATCTACAAATTCGTCCCAATAAGTAACATCAATTGAAATGGAAGTAAAAGATTCGGAATTTAAATTTAAAAGTGTGTGAATTTCATTATTATATATTTGATTGCTTGACTTAAAAATTTCTTTTTCCTGAATTCTCATATAAAAATAAAGCACCACTACAAGTAGCAGTAAGCAAACTGAAACTGAAGACAGTAGCCCTATAACTTTTGCATATGTGGAATCTTTCCTATTTTTTAAAAACAAAAACATATAATTTAATCACGACTAAATATAATTATATTTTCTTAATTTGATTAAAAAAACACAACATTTTTATTAAATTAATGTTTTTTTCACATTAACTAAAGTACCAGCAATGCATTTTGTTTTAATTTTTGGATATTTTTTGAGTGCCAAAATAACTCGAAATCGTCAAATTGTTCGTCAAAACTATTTTTCCATGCAGAAAGTAACACTTTTTGATCAGATGAAGTGGTAATTAAAGCTAATTGTTCTAATAGCCAATCGCCTTGCGCTTTTTCTAAGGTAATGGAAAACGAACTACTTTTAGTTTGAAAATGCAAAAGTAAATTATCAAAAACTCGTCCTTTTTTCTGTTTTTGAATGTGTTCTACTTTTGGCAAATTGCCCATAAAAATCAGTCGTGCATTGGATTTGATTTTAAAATCTTCTTCTTTTGAAATGCAATCGTGAATATAATCTGGAGAAATTTTTGTTCGTGGAATTTTAAAGTCGAACCAATCTTGTAAATCGTAATCAAAACAAATACCGTGCATATAATTAAACAGCGATTTCTTCAGCCCGAAACTGAATTTATCGTGATGGATTCCGGTTTTATCTTTGAATTGGATATCATTATTGGCAAACGAAATCTCTTTCACATCGGGAATTACGCCAAATTCTTCTGGATTCAAACCAACCGGACTATGCGCTGTCATGGCAAATTGGTGCCAAAATCCGCTTTGCAAAATACCGAGTTCAAACATTTGGCGCACCATTTCTAAACTATCAACGGTTTCTTGAATGGTTTGCGTAGGATAACCGTACATCAAATAGGCGTGCACCATAATGCCACTTTCGGTAAAATTGCGAGTAACTTGAGCGACTTGTTCTACCGTAACACCTTTTTTAATCAATTCCAACAAACGATCTGACGCCACTTCTAGTCCGCCAGAAACTGCAATACAACCCGATTCTTTCAATAAAAAACACAAATCACGCGTGAAACTTTTTTCAAAACGAATATTGGTCCACCACGTCACCACTAGATTTCGACGCAAAATTTCCAAAGCCAATTCACGCATTAAAGCCGGTGGCGCCGCTTCGTCCACAAAATGAAATCCGGTTTCGCCTGTTTGAGCTATGATTTCCTCCATTCGATCTACTAAAATCTTAGCATGAATGGGTTCGTAAACTTTAATATAATCTAGCGAAATATCGCAAAACGTACATTTTCCCCAATAACAACCGTGTGCCATAGTGAGCTTATTCCAACGACCGTCGCTCCACAAACTGTGCATAGGATTTGCAACTTCTATAACTGAAATGTATTTATCTAGTAACAAATCGGAATAATCTGGCGTACCAACTTCACTTTGTTTGTAATCGTGCAAGCTTGTGTTGTTTTTGTAAACTACTTGGTTGTTTTCGAGTAACAAAGTTCTTTTAAATTGGACTTCGACAGGCTCAGTCTGACAATCGACAGGCTCAGTCTGACAAATGTTTTGATTTAATAATTCTATTGGTAATTCGCCATCGTCTAAAGTAATAAAGTCGAAGAATTCAAAAACTCGGACATCTTTTAAATCGCGAAGTTCTGTATTGGGAAAACCGCCTCCCATTGCAATTTTTGTTTCGGGAAAATTGGCTTTCAAAAATTGTGCACAACGAAAAGCGCTGTATAAATTTCCTGGAAAAGGGACCGAGAAACAAACTAATTTTGGTTTAATTTCTTCAATTCTCTCTTTAAAAATAGAAAGCGTTATTTCGTCGATATACGTTGGTATTGTATTTAAAACTTCATACAATTCGTCAAATGAATTGGCACTTCTCCCCAATCGTTCGGCATAGCGACTAAAACCAAAATTTTCATCGACACATTCCACTATAAAATCAGATAAATCTTCAAGATACAAAGTCGCTAAATGTTTCGCTTTATCCTGCATTCCCATGTTTCCAAAAGCCAATTCCATATCATCGAGTTGGGAGAAACGAGAAGCTTCAGGAAGAAAATTTCCACTGCAAATTTGTCGCGCTAACGAAGGATTTTTATCTTGAAGAAAAGCAATTACAGCATCAATAGTTTTGATGTATTCTGTTTGTAAAGTATAAATGCGTAGTGAGTTTTCAGACATCTCAAATTCGCTCGATGTGACAAATTGAAAAACATTTTCTAAACCTTTCTTTGAAAACAGCACTAAGATCACTTCAATTCCTAAATCCATTTGGAACGAAGAAATACCTTTGGTATTCAAAAAACCTTTCAAATAAGCAGTAGCCGGATACGGTGTATTCAGTTGGGTAAAAGGTGGCGTTATTAGGAAAATGTTTTTCAAAATTATTTTTTTGCAAAGTTAATTTTTATTCTCATTATACTTTCAGAATTATTAACCCTTTGTTAAAGCCAATTTTGTTCCAAGCATTTTTAGTAATTTAGCAAAAAAAATAACTATGCCTAACGACTGTATAACTTTTCAAAATTCTGGATATTTTTCTAAACTTATCGTAGACTATTTAAACCAAGACGAAAAGACTCAAAAATTATACAATCGGTTTCCATCAATAGAGAATTTTTCGGCTCAAATTAATGAGAAAAAAAATGAATTTAATTCTACTAAAAGACAAATTCTAACAGCTCAATTAACAAAACAATACGAAGGATTTTCTGTAGATGAATTAACTTTTAACAATATTGAATTACTTAAAGACAACACTACTTTTACTGTAACAACTGGGCATCAGTTGAACTTATTTACTGGACCTATTTATTTTATTTACAAAATTGTAGCAACTATAAATTTAGCTAACGAATTAAAAGTAAAATATCCACAATACAATTTTGTTCCAATTTATTGGATGGCAACAGAAGACCACGATTTTGAAGAAATTAATCATTTTTTCTACAACGGAACTAAAATTTCTTGGGATAAAAAATCAACGGGACCAGTTGGACGTTTATCTACAGAAGGAATTGAAACAGTTTACAATAACTTTTCAAACCTATTAAATGGCGGAGAAAATTCAAATTACTTACGCGAATTATTTAAAAAAGCGTACTTAGAACATCAAAATCTAACTGATGCAACGCGTTATTTGGTAAACGAATTATTTCAAAATACTGGTTTGGTAATTATCGATGGAGATAATAAAGAATTAAAAAAGAAATGATTCCGTTTTTTAAAGATGAATTACTACACAACACTTCGTACAAATCAGTTCAAAATATACTCAACGATTTAAAAGAAAATTATTCGGTTCAAGTAAACCCAAGAGAAATAAACTTATTTTATATAAATGATACTTTACGCGAACGAATTATTTTTGAAGATAATCATTATAAAATTAACAATACACTTTTAAGTTTTACAGAAAGTGAAATATTTGTTGAACTCGAGAATAATCCTGAAAGATTCAGTCCAAATGTAATTTTAAGACCACTATATCAAGAAGTTGTTTTACCAAATTTATGTTATATTGGCGGAGGTGGTGAAATTGCCTATTGGTTACAATTAAAAGAGATGTTTCAAAACTTCAATGTTGCATTTCCTATTTTAAAACTTAGAAATTCTGCAGTAATTGCTACTCAAAAACAACAAGATAAAATTAAAAAACTTCATTTAAATTGGAACGATTTATTCAAAAATCAAAGAGATTTAATTAACGAAAAAACTAAAGCATTTTCAAACTTTGAAATTGATTTTACAAAACAAAAAGAATTTCTTAAAAATCAATTTAGCGAATTAGAAAAAATTGCGGCTAAAACTGATAAATCTTTTATTGGGGCGGTTAAAGCGCAAGAAAAAAAGCAAATTAAAGGATTAGAAAATTTAGAAAAAAGATTACTAAAAGCGGAAAAAAGAAATCATCAACTTAAACTATCACGAATTATTCAAATTCAAGATGAATTATTTCCAAATGGTTCATTACAAGAACGAAAAATAAACGCTTCGGATATTATGACAAATATAAATGTAAGAGATTTCTTATTTTTATTAAAAAAATCGTTTGAATTTTCATCAAATCAATTTAACGTAATAATTCTTTAAATCGACAAAAAGCACTTTTACCCGATTAAAAACAATGGTTTTTATCATTCTTTCAATATTTAGATATATTTTTTAGAAATATCACAAAAGTTATGATCAATGTTAAATTTCCGTTACTTTTGCAACCGAAATTTAATCACCTAAACATGAGAAAGACAATACTTTTTTTCGGATTAACATGTGCTTTGGTAGTTTTTTTATCAGCTTTTAGCAAACTGCCGTTAATTCACAATATGGTTAAGATTGAAGGAGGAACTTTTAAAATGGGTTCTAAGGAAAAAGATGTGGCAGCCGATAATGATGAACAAAAAGAACATGATGTTACTGTAAAATCATTTGAACTTAGCAAATTTGAAGTTACAGTATGGGAATGGAAACAATACACAAAAGCTAACAAATTAAAAATGCCTGAAACACCATCTTGGGGTTGGAAAGATAACTATCCAATGAACAATATTACTTGGGAAGAAGCAATTTCTTTTTGTAATTGGTTAAGTAAAAAAGAAAAACTACAACCTGTTTATTCTAAAAGAGGTCCTAATTACATTTGTAATTTTAATGCGAATGGCTATAGATTACCTACTGAGGCAGAATGGGAATATGCCGCAAAAGGAGGGAAAAAGCTAAAGACACAAAGTTTAGTGGAAGTGATAACGCAGATGATGTAGCTTGGCACAAACAAATAAGTAAAAATACACCTCATACAGTTGGTACAAAACTTCCCAATGAACTTGGATTGTATGACATGAGTGGAAATGTTTGGGAATGGTGTTGGGATTGGTACAATAAAGACTATTATAAAATAG from Flavobacterium haoranii encodes:
- a CDS encoding peptidoglycan endopeptidase, with translation MKFLFFILIISFYSVSAQNFKKHKVEKGETIYSIAKKYNVAESDIFKLNPKVKDKALQINAILKIPNGKSTTSKDNPESYEVQKGDTFYGIAKKFNISVNNIKKFNSNLDPNDLKVGQKIFLKEQKKETPTKVIVVEETANEEEDDTQAEDLIHVVKKGETLYKIAHKYQTTIQNIKDLNPSMGKTLPANYQLVIKKGIAVDNEVVEVVAVNEDEISDIKEISSSALSKADLLIEKASEYLGTRYRSGGTTTAGFDCSGLMCTTFREIDFTLPRTSGSQATIGSKVKKRQAQKGDLIFFATNRRKTISHVGMITEVDGDEIKFIHSSTSSGVIISSIKEPYYAKRFVQINRVLD
- a CDS encoding acyl-CoA carboxylase subunit beta, with protein sequence MEDKIKSLQDKIALAKLGGGEKRIASHHAKKKLTARERVAYLLDEGSFEEIGMLVTHRTTDFGMEKETYYGDGVVTGYGTINGRPVYVFAQDFTVFGGSLSETHAEKICKVMDMALKTGTPMIGLNDSGGARIQEGVRSLGGYADIFFRNVQASGVIPQISAIMGPCAGGAVYSPAMTDFTIMVENNSYMFVTGPNVVKTVTNEEVTSEELGGASTHSTKSGVAHITSPNGVECLEDIKRLLSYVPQNNRETTPKLPYTLGEEIREQLDTIVPDNANKPYDMHDVIKGIIDEDSFYEVHKNFAENIIVGFARLGGRSIGVVANQPMVLAGCLDVNSSIKGARFVRFCDAFNIPLLVLEDVPGFLPGTDQEWNGIITHGAKLLYAFSEATVPRVTVITRKAYGGAYDVMNSKHIGADFNFAWPTAEIAVMGAKGASEIIFKKEISEAADPAAKLSEKEAEYAELFANPYSAAKRGFIDEVILPNQTRRKLLKAFSILENKVVDTPKRKHGNIPL
- the accC gene encoding acetyl-CoA carboxylase biotin carboxylase subunit, with product MKKILVANRGEIALRVMKTAKKMGIKTVAVYSVADRNAPHVKFADEAVCIGEAPSNQSYLRGDKIIEVCKELNVDGIHPGYGFLSENSDFAELAEKNNITFIGPKSKAMKIMGSKLAAKDAVKEFDIPMVPGLDEAITDVAKAKEVAKQIGFPILIKASAGGGGKGMRVVENENEFESQMNRAISEATSAFGDGSVFIEKFVTSPRHIEIQVMADSHGNILYLFERECSIQRRHQKVVEEAPSSVLTPEIRKAMGEAAVKVAQSCDYLGAGTVEFLLDENKNFYFLEMNTRLQVEHPVTEMITGMDLVEMQIRVARGEALQVKQEDLQIKGHAMELRVYAEDPLNEFLPSVGNLATYQIPVGNGIRVDNGFEQGMEVPIYYDPMLAKLITYGKTREEAIQRMIEAIEMYHVDGVSTTLPFGTFVMEHEAFRSGNFDTNFVKKYYDSEVLKAQAEKEAEVAALVALKQYLEDQKIVRLPN
- a CDS encoding acetyl-CoA carboxylase biotin carboxyl carrier protein subunit — encoded protein: MSNHYKLNVNNSFQFDADQEKVSHLDAVSVEENKYHILKDSKPYQAEIVEADFIQKNYTVKVNNNSYTVKIGNELDALIKEMGFEVGKAKQVNAIKAPMPGLILEISVTVGQEVKENDQLLILEAMKMENSIASPRDGVIKSISAEKGNAVEKGQLLIEFE
- a CDS encoding ATP-binding protein, translated to MRIQEKEIFKSSNQIYNNEIHTLLNLNSESFTSISIDVTYWDEFVDFTKTRNLEWFNVSVANLLDAYKLEYVSVYTNEGELITKVSTAKIKTKDLIPKAAIDELLKKKIDHFYLKIPEGVVEIFGATIHPSNDPFKNKTNPSGCFFMARLLDNEYFADIEKISTSNIKFYEGNEKAVKTVYTIVPLKDYNDKLVSELYFKRAYNIDFWITKTILFIMGIAIVFSWIIYYTYAKKWSKLPLSFIKRILRDGDQSSINSLKNIKGEFRYIGKLFEENQIKTKELQIAKDKAEESDKLKSAFLMNLSHEVRTPMNAILGFSDLLSNTDLSPEDKEKYIRIIKESGKNLIEIIDDLVEMSKIDSNIIKPNLTPIDLNKVLDDIEESYKVVQKNSNIEFKFSRENIDKKIITDKTKLTEIIINLLNNAFKFTNEGFVIFDCKVKESKNEICFTVKDSGIGIPDDLQKNVFKRFSKLSDSEVSANDGLGLGLAISKAYVDMLGGSISFQSQVNVGTIFNFSIPLQYINEDLENSLTTIVKQPLPKDLGNEKLILVAEDDNINYLLIEKILKDINFNILRAHDGVEAVNICKTNNEIDLVLMDIKMPNLDGYEAFKQIREFNTDIPIIAQTSYSFQEELDKIEALGFTDFISKPIQKDKLYAMIQNYLKE
- a CDS encoding B12-binding domain-containing radical SAM protein, translating into MKNIFLITPPFTQLNTPYPATAYLKGFLNTKGISSFQMDLGIEVILVLFSKKGLENVFQFVTSSEFEMSENSLRIYTLQTEYIKTIDAVIAFLQDKNPSLARQICSGNFLPEASRFSQLDDMELAFGNMGMQDKAKHLATLYLEDLSDFIVECVDENFGFSRYAERLGRSANSFDELYEVLNTIPTYIDEITLSIFKERIEEIKPKLVCFSVPFPGNLYSAFRCAQFLKANFPETKIAMGGGFPNTELRDLKDVRVFEFFDFITLDDGELPIELLNQNICQTEPVDCQTEPVEVQFKRTLLLENNQVVYKNNTSLHDYKQSEVGTPDYSDLLLDKYISVIEVANPMHSLWSDGRWNKLTMAHGCYWGKCTFCDISLDYIKVYEPIHAKILVDRMEEIIAQTGETGFHFVDEAAPPALMRELALEILRRNLVVTWWTNIRFEKSFTRDLCFLLKESGCIAVSGGLEVASDRLLELIKKGVTVEQVAQVTRNFTESGIMVHAYLMYGYPTQTIQETVDSLEMVRQMFELGILQSGFWHQFAMTAHSPVGLNPEEFGVIPDVKEISFANNDIQFKDKTGIHHDKFSFGLKKSLFNYMHGICFDYDLQDWFDFKIPRTKISPDYIHDCISKEEDFKIKSNARLIFMGNLPKVEHIQKQKKGRVFDNLLLHFQTKSSSFSITLEKAQGDWLLEQLALITTSSDQKVLLSAWKNSFDEQFDDFELFWHSKNIQKLKQNALLVL
- a CDS encoding formylglycine-generating enzyme family protein, with protein sequence MRKTILFFGLTCALVVFLSAFSKLPLIHNMVKIEGGTFKMGSKEKDVAADNDEQKEHDVTVKSFELSKFEVTVWEWKQYTKANKLKMPETPSWGWKDNYPMNNITWEEAISFCNWLSKKEKLQPVYSKRGPNYICNFNANGYRLPTEAEWEYAAKGGKKLKTQSLVEVITQMM
- a CDS encoding formylglycine-generating enzyme family protein; translated protein: MGICRKRREKAKDTKFSGSDNADDVAWHKQISKNTPHTVGTKLPNELGLYDMSGNVWEWCWDWYNKDYYKIEAGNNPKGPEMGERRSVRGGSWDSNVNYLRPANRISTPQNKTHEFYGFRVARTISE